CAGAAAACCCTGGGAGGAGGCTGTGTCAGCCATTCAGCCAGGAAAAACATAACAAGGTCCTGAAGTGTAGAGTGGGGCTGGGAGCCATTTGTCTCCCTGTCTATcaaaaggagctgaagggcatgGTCCTTACAGGTCTTTCTGGGATTGGAACTTGGTTACTCCAGGGTTTAAAATTGGCAAGTTACCTCAACATTCGCCAACTGTGGGTGGCTCCTCTTTTCTGACAGCCTCTTAGGTTTCCCTTCTTGGATCTGATCCTTACGAGATTGACCAGAGCCCTGCTGTGTGagcccttcccatcccctcactgCCAGCCTCACTCCTGTCCCCACTTCCAAGGGACAGATGGGTGGGCAGCAGGAGGCAAGTAGGCCTTGATGCCTACAGCATCTCAGGGGAGAGAATTATCTGCGAGTTCacagcctctctctgccttctagaGCTTGAGTTAAAAGCCCTTAGTGTCACAGCCCCAAGGGGCAGGGATTGAAGGGTGTcaaaagagaggcagaaggagccaATTTTCATCCTGCAGCTGCCCACATAAGAAAAACCTGGAGTGCTGAGAGCTCCAGGCCAGGGGCAGGAAGCCATCAGGGCCCAGGCAGAAGGCAGGCCACATCTGCCCCACTGCTTATTTACTAAGCAGAGAAGTGTTTGAAGAAACCTAGAGTCAATGTCTAAAATTCAGGAAAACTTGGAGTAAAATTGAGATTTCTGTCTCCTCTTGAATAGCTAAAAAGAAATCTGACCACACAGATGCCTATTCCTGTGTCATAACATCCAGCAGATTTACACAGCAGCTGTCCAATTGTAATTTTATtgtattaaaaagcaaaaacattcaCATGActgcaaaaatatatacacaacaaATAATGACTTTCCCCTCCATCCTTATGCCCAATTCCCAGTGTCCTCTTAAGCAATCTTTATTATGTAATTCCAAAGTTccctttttaaaacaattttattacaatttatttattttgtgtgcacgtGGGTGCACGTGTCATGGCTTGTGTGGAAGTCAGGGAACAATGTGGCCcctggggaattgaactctgatCTTCAGGCTTGTTGGTGGCACCTCCCTCCCCCCGCCTCCCTCCCatgccatctcaccagccccagaaTGTCTTTATGTTTATATAAACACGTGAAACCAGAGCTTGTCATTTCCCATTTCACACAGGTTGCCCCCTCTTATGTCCTTGCATTTCCTCTGTGAGGTCTTCTCCATATTAGGACAGAGCACTCACTACTCCAGGCCACGCCATTGTAACCAGCCCCCGTGGCTTATTTAGCCAGGTTTATGATTGACATTTGGGTCCCAGTACTTGCATTTATAAACAATGTAGTACCAATTATCCCGTGCACAGTTTGCAATTAGGAGTTAAAAGGAAACCATCAGGAACTGCCCAAGCAGTAGGTGGGGTGGAGCCCTCACTGAGTAGCATTCAAGGCCCAGCAAAGAAAGGTGGCAAGGATGATTCTTAAGAGCAATTCCCCACATAGCTTAGAGGCCATTATGTCTCTAGGGCTAGGAAAAGGCTCCCAATCACTTTGGCCACTGGCTAACTTaggttatctctccagcccccagggttTCCATCTGTGAAGGGAGAGAGGCCGAAGTGGGTGAGCTCTCAAAGGGTCTGTCCAGCTCTGACTGGCTGTGGTCCACCTCCCTCCACACCAGCTAGACTCAGCCCAGTTGACTGTGTTTAGATCAACCTCATTGTAGAGTCTTTGCCCAAACTTTCCCCAGCCCCACCTGGCTGCCTCTAAAACATGGTTATCTTGTCTCTGGGTTCCATTCACAACATCTGAAACAAAATATGCTGCCATCTGAACGCAGCAGTGTAAACCTCCGGGTCGGACAGAATCTCCTCCTTTTACAGCAAACTTGATAGGCAGGCTAAGCCCGCACCTGACCTATGCTTCAGCTCTCCCATGAAGTCCTCTCTCTGTATCATTTCACCTGGTCTAGTCCCTCAAACGGTACAGGCTCTTGAATGCCAATATTGCtacttcctcaaaaaaaaaaatggctttgaGGCGCAATTCCTAGTGATTCAGTTTCTAAGTAACAGTTTGAAGCCAGTTTGTAAGTAACAAATAGGAGCGATGCAAACATCTTAGAGCCACCAACACTGTGGGACTTGCAAGCCACTGTGTGGTTTACAAGCCACTGCCTCACAAGCCATTGCCTCTGCTGAGTAAGTCACCTTTATAACTGGGGAGAAAAAGGTCACTGTGTCTCTGAGTTCGTAGTTCACTCACTCATTAACTTGTCCAATGTTCTGGAGCCCAGGGTTAAATTTGCTTGTTTCCTTATTTTTGATACAGGATCATCCTATGTAGCTCAGATTGATCTGCTGCTCACTATGAACCTCAGAATAGATTTGGATTCACATCAattctcttgcctttgcctctacTCCTTACACTAAGATCACAGGTGCTTGTCACAATGTCTGGGTCTCATTGGatgttgtctgtctgtttttcattcttatttttataaagatttatttattacatatgagtacactgtcgccgtcttcagacaccagaagagggcatcagatctcattacagatggttgtgagtcacgatttggttgctgggatttgaactcaggacctctggaagtgctcttaactgctgagtcatctctccagcccaattcttcattattttttatctatttttttgggggggggacagggtttctctgtgtagccttggctgccctggcactctatagaccaggctggcctccaagtatctgtgtctgcctccaagtgctgggattaaaagcatgtgtcaccactgcccagcttttatttcctttattttaaaaaattattatctagagtTATATAAGGCTATCTTCATAGTTCATAGGCTACCGACTGAATACTGACTTTCTAGCATCAAGCACTAAAAAGTTTCAGGATGAATGAAGGAAAGTAGGTGAATTTCCCTCAGGAAGATCCCAGACACCTCTAAACAGACACCCACGAGGAGATAAACTGGTGTGAAGAAGGGAAAGGCCAGGGTGCTGTGCCAGTCACAACCAGAGTACTGGGGAGACATTTCACAGAGCAGGCCTTCAGTGGGCAGTCCTTATTGAAATGTCCCATTAACAATTGTCTTCACTGTTGTCCTAGCAGGAAGGCATGGAGTATCCTCTATTTTGTTGTTCTGTGAAGTTAAGAAAAACTGAGTGGTTTACCCAAAGCCATGGAATCATGAAAGGACTATGGGTATTCAACACAGATTTTCTGGCATCAGAGTCTAAGAATGTACAACCTGATTTCTGCTACTGGATTAATTAAGCTGTTTATGGGCTATATGGAGACCTCCACTAAGGTAGGACCCAAAGGTGGGATCCTATCTTTGCCAGGCCCTTCCAGGCAAGCACCTGTGAAGGCAGTGATACAGATCACTGAGGACCGACCATAGGGTGGCAGGAGCCGACTGACTCTTCTGACCCCACTTAAGGTTCTATATGTTAGACTGGTTTCTATGTAGGagacaaaaaaaccaaagatGGGTCTTTCTGATTCAGACCCCAGCCTGCTGTCAGTCTAAACATTGGCTGCTGGCCTCAAATCCAGCTTGGAAAACTCTCTTAGTCCTTAACGACTGACTCCCTTCTGCCTTTAGCTTTAGGCCTCAGCTGGTACCCCAAGCATCACCGAGACCAAAGCAGTCCCTGGACACGAAAGAGAAGCCAGGCTGCAGGACAGCAGATGGCTGCTCCACCCAGCCCAGGACAGCTGTCTCCTCCTGTCTTCCCTGTCACTCTGAGGCAGGGTGGTCCTTCCACCtcacttcctcccctcctccctcttcttcattCCCTTGAGCTTCCAAAGTCTATTCAAGAGCCAGGTTTGAATTCGTTTCTAACACTTACTACATAATCTTAATTAAGCCGCTAAACGTATTCCTATgactctgtttcctcatctataaaatgggcgAAACAATATAGACCACATAAATTGTGAGTCTGAAATAACTAGTGATTCCTCCTTGCTTAGAATAATGACAAAGAAACGGTTCGATGTCCTAGGATATGACACCAAGCCAAAGTGGGAGGTTGGGAGGAAGTACTCAGGCACATGAGAGACCTCTACCTCTTCTCATGGACTGTGTTTATGACGTCCCTCTGGTCTCTGCAGTTCCAGGCTGTTGCTTTGTGATCCCTGCTCCACTTCGGCTGTCAAGTCATCTTGCTAAAACCTGACCTAGCCACATAACTCCTCAAGACACTCTGCAGCAGGTgcgcccccccccaccccgttgCCACCTTCTGGGCCTTCACGGTCCTATCCACCAGAAATCGCCAGTTCTATCGTTCTGCACCTCCACCTCCCTTCCGGACACCCTAGAAAATGTGGCCTCCAGGGGTGGTGGGAGTAGCTGTTTGCACTtgctctttcctccccaaggggttccctcccatctctttcctctgccttccctAATCGGGCTAGTGGCCAGATGAACGCGGTTCCTGAAAGAAGACCGCAACTCAGAACTGCAGTTTCTCAGCTTGAAAAAAGACAATGAGAAAAGAGATCTCTCAAGATCAAAGGAGGGGATGAAACAATAAGTGAACACGGGGGAACTAGGAAGTGGCGTTGGAAGGAGTGACTGCTAACGGGTTATGGCAGGTGCCCAAGCAGCTGCCCCAACCTCTGTCCTTTTATTCTCAGACTCCCACCCTCCTGGGACATTGAAAGACCCAAACCACCGGAGGTACCGCAGGAGATCAATGGAAAAGGAGAGGATAGGGCGGGGGCAATCAAAGGGGGAGGCCAGAGGCAGAAAGCATGTGGTTGGGCCCCACGCCTCCGAGGAAGCCATGCGAGGGTGACCTGGGATGCTCTCCCCTCCCCGGCCCCCTCCCTTCCCAGGGGGCGGCCCACATCCAGGCCGGAGCCCGGGCGGGGCGGCGCCCGCAAGGATGAATAATTGAggtagaggggaggaggaagaggagcggCGGAGGAAGAGCGGGAGGCGGGAGCCGCCCGCGCAGGGTCCTCCCCACTCTGCACCCCACCCGCTCCGCCGCCCGGAAGTCGCTCCCCGCCTCCTGCTCCGCCAACATGGCCGCGAAGTCGGATGGAGCGGCGGCCGTGGCCGGCCCGGGGCCGGAGGGGCCGGCGGGAGCAGATCGGGGCGGGGCGGGAGGGCGCGGGGAGGTTGCGGCGGGGATCGCGGGTCCGGGACCGGTGGAGGCGGGGTGCCCGGGGCCACGCTACGAGCTGCGGGACTGCTGCTGGGTGCTGTGCGCGCTGCTCGTGTTCTTCTCCGACGGCGCCACCGACCTGTGGCTGGCGGCCTCCTACTACCTGCAGGGTCAGAGCACCTACTTCGGCCTCACCTTGCTCTTCGTGCTGCTGCCCTCACTGGTCGTGCAGCTGCTCAGCTTCCGCTGGTTCGTCTACGACTACTCGGAGCCCACAGGGACCCCGGGACCCGCCGTCAGCACCAAGGACAGCGACATAGTCGGAGCCGCCATCAGCACCAAGGACAGTGCTGTCGCCTTCCGGACCAAAGAAGGTAGCCCCGAGCTGGTTCCCCGGCCCGCACCATCTTCGGCCGGCGCTTACCGCCGC
This Rattus norvegicus strain BN/NHsdMcwi chromosome 3, GRCr8, whole genome shotgun sequence DNA region includes the following protein-coding sequences:
- the Xkr7 gene encoding XK-related protein 7 isoform X1, whose product is MAAKSDGAAAVAGPGPEGPAGADRGGAGGRGEVAAGIAGPGPVEAGCPGPRYELRDCCWVLCALLVFFSDGATDLWLAASYYLQGQSTYFGLTLLFVLLPSLVVQLLSFRWFVYDYSEPTGTPGPAVSTKDSDIVGAAISTKDSAVAFRTKEGSPELVPRPAPSSAGAYRRRCCRLCVWLLQTLVHLLQLGQVWRYLRALYLGLQSRWRGERLRRHFYWRMLFESADVSMLRLLETFLRSAPQLVLQLSLLVHRGREPELLTDPNLDPSLTQPIPPLPCLHSSLHLCLPRVPGLDTGILPEGAERLQR